The stretch of DNA ggaaaataacaagatggcgaaaagtgatttttttacagTTCAATTGGACTTTAAATGTGGTCAACACTGGAAAACTAAAGTCtaataacttgaaaaaaaattaaaatatttaaaatgtgtCAATACCAAAGATTCTCCCATGAGACCCCTCTTAATTGAAACTGAAAAGAGGTTGGTTCTAAGGGAAATGTAGGATTAAAGTCCTTTCGGAAGCATCAGCAAAGAAGATGGTGTACGAAACGGTTCTTACTCATTTTTCCCGccaaatgtttcattttcaccacatttcctttttcaccattcaaattcaccatcttTCCTATCCCACCACGGATGGGCGCCAAATTTAAATCAAAggcgtcgaaagctctggctaAAATTGTGGGGATGCTTCCGGAAGGACTTTGAttctatgaaaatatttttttctttttaatgatttttttttacaactttaaTTTGTATTCCGTGCAGGAATAACGAAACACGCAGTGAATGATCTCAATCGTACACGTATCTCCGTGGCACCGGGAACGGCATGTGGGGGTGGCGGCTTCCTCGGGGGTACAGCCATGGGGGAGAGTTTAATGTCAATGGGTAGCCTAGGGGGTGACTACACGTCAATTGTGCAGTCCGTGCTGCGACAGAATCAAACGCTAAATAACTCCCAGATGGGACAATCATTCTTCCATATCCCAACGCACACGGCTGCGGGTGTGCAAGAGCAGCAACAGCAGGCTGCAGCGCATCAGGTAACGATGGATTTCGAGCGGATGCTCCATCAGAATCTCACGGATACGTCTGTGCCACTGAGGAGTACCCTCCTGACGGATATTGCGGAGGATGACGATGGTACAACGACAAGGAGTGTCGGTGGGATGACGACGTCAACGATACACGGGAGACTGGGGCAGCGTGGGATGAGTTCTAGTCTACGTGGGGTACGTCGAAGGGAGGGTTCGATGGAATTGGATCCCAATGGGATACTCTACAGGttggaaaatcttcttttttttagaagaagaaaattttgtcataaattgaaaattcttttaaaaaatgatttattctcTTGTTGGAAAACAGCCTACGATGCCTCCCAACAAATGACGTCCAGCCAGCGGAACTAGCGCCAGCTGATATGAGCTTAAGTACTCTCTTCCTCCATGAACTCCATCATCGTCATGTAAGTTGATTATTtccttattttaattttttaatagattttttgtgATATCTACAGAAAAGGACCTTTATtcgaatttattatttgtgaCGTTTCGAGGGCTTTGATGTTCTTTTTCCTCAGGccttaaaaatgtattttataaaaaattaaaaagttctttttttttaggaaaaaaagatcaattgaattttttttgaatgagtggttttgttaaaaaaaaaacttcagttAATTTAACAgaataaattgtcaaatatATTCGGTCAATTCACTTCTTTCCAAACTTTGGTCTTTTTGACTAATTCAATTGGTCGAAGatatttgacaattttatttagcaaaaagatattttaacaaattcattCAGTGAAAGATATTAAACGGTTATACCCACAATCAgcgaaaaagtattttaactAATTCAAATAGTGAAAATACTTCACAATACTTAATTTATCTCAATAATTCTGTCAATTTCACTAAAGCACTTTAGTCGTTTTGCCCATTTGAAATGGTGAAAGTACTGCACCCAATGTTATTTaactaaatcattttattaattttattaatatacttCTGTCTTTTTGTCCAATTTAAGCGTTGAAATCACTTTGACACTGATAAACTTTTGTTAAATTCACTAATTTAATCTGCTAAAATATCCTTTAACTGAATAACTTCTATTAGTTTGACTATTTCAAATCTTTGGTAAAATAATTTCAgtcttttatgactttttaaattgtgaatttaGCTCGAAGCATCAGTTAAAACAACTGAAATATTCTGCTAAAGTGTCTTTTCACTGATTACTTCTGCTATTTTaaccaattttcttttatgaaaagTGAATGTGGAGCTTTCTCacactgttaaaaaaaatattcatttaatttaagagaataAGTTGTAAAATCTagttttcatcaattttattcatccggagaatattttgattgattCAAATGGTGAAAACACTGTGAAACGTAATTTGATTGAATAATTGTGTAAATTTCACTTATTTACTTCGCATTTGGCGTTTGTTTCTAACACAGAatatctttaattattttcacaaataaactCCTGTTAAATTGACTGTTTCAATCAACTATAGTAACTTATTctttcattgaataatttctgCTCTTTTGACTGTTTTATTCTgtgttttttaatcaattatcTTCTGTTGTTTTGACTATTTcgatttgatcaaataacatCAGTCATTTTCACTGTTTAAATCGactttttaatccttttattgagtaaattgtcaattttgctaaaaaaaaatcggttCAATTAACtgaaatattcaacaaaagTGCCTTTTCGctgattaatttttgctattttaatcaaagttcttttaaggggggtctcttgggaaaattattagaatttacacatttttaatgttgtcattttcttggggtttttcttaaacttggatatccgattatggttacatttgaagcgtaattattgaagtgtaagaaaatcacttttcgccatcttaagtgcgacgccatcttgtgattttccgacttttccatagaactgccctaaaacacaaaggtaggtttttctcaggatctactggatggattttgatggggtaaaaagcaaatgaaagaggaaataccaatgcagattttgatgtagcggaattttgaatttcctttctggggctgagaaaagtggaaaaatgtgacttttgttcacaagtttttgacatttttctacttttctcagccccaggatggaaattcaaaattctggtacaacaaaatctgcattgatatttcctctttcatttgctttttaccccattaaaatccatccagtagatcctgagaaaaacctacctttgtgttttaaggaaaatctcaagatggcgtcgcatctaagatggcggaaagtgattttcttactcttcaataattacgcttcaaatgtaaccaatattgaaaaaccaagtttaagaaaaaccccaagaaaaataaaaatatttaatttcatcagctctcacaagagaccccccttaagaaTGTCTAGTGTACAATAACAAGTAAAATCCCTTAATCCtttcacgttttttgggtcatacgctgacccaaacgtaaaatattttattttttcaattatttattaatgtaattgtttttccatgttacaaatgcatcaaattcacgcataaggggtcaaagaagacgttttgagtgcaaaaaaatcgcgataaaagagcgcatgtttcaatgtttttatgtttcacgttggacgctaAAGGGTTAATCTtgcttttttctcttattctttTAGATGACGCGTCGTGGTGTTCGACTAGAGGAGCAGAGTCATCATCGACAAATGTGGCAGACACCGCATCAACAGCAACAACCACAACCATCAACCTCCTCATCTGCTGCTCTTGCTGGACCCTCGTCGTCATCGTCAACGGGCCTGGCGGAGAGGACACCCCTCTTGGGCACGAAGAAGTCATAGCAATGCGCCGAATGGGTCTAGCATGTAGTTGTTTAGGCCTCCACCCCACGTGTGAGATTATCCTCCTGCGCCTTTTCAAACTCccgaccaaaaaaaaatctcaaaagttGCGGGAAATGGacacataaaaaatcaaatcagttttcttcttgtttagtgtcttttcttttcttttaatctacAAACATTTAGTATGATGTGAAAGTGTGactgtctgttttttttcttttcttttaacatgttttgattttcttttctttttgtttctttgCTCTCCGCATAATATTTTAAGGAGTGAGAGataaaacgaaagaaaaaaaaaagagaatagtggaaaaatatcgtaaaaatgtaaataaaatcatacaaacagcttcttttaatatattattttaatttagaatttttaataaagaaacaacaattaataataaaattaacaaaaaatcctttgTAAATATATTGTAGAAATGCCGAAGAAGAATGTCTCTGGAAGCACAATTtgtttgaagaagaaattatacaaaaaaatgatgattacTACAGATTTAGTTGgataaattacaaaacaaaacagaaaagaagtgaaataaaacaaagattaaaaagtgaatttttaaaagaattttctttctctgtgcgtcaagaataaaataagtttGTTTGACTAGCTGCGCGacataatgttaaaaaaagctaaaaaaaataattcaaaagtcCGCATTTTCGCTGAGATTCTCAAGTTGCTGGACAATGCTGAAGAGCATCTTACTCCTTGCCAGATCAATGGGACGCTGCCCGTCGCAATTGCGTCGTGTTACGTCGGGATTGTATTTGAGCAAAAGTTCCACGAGATTCAAATTTGATGCCATAAGGGCGAGATGTAGGGCTGTATTGCCCTTGATGTCCTCATCGTCGATGATGTCTTTGGTTGTGTGATCCAGGAAGACCACAACGGCGTCCAGCTCTTGAGCCGTTGCAACAAAATGAAGCGGTGTGTGCCACATTGCGCGCGTCTTGGCGCGCGGATTTGCCCCAAAAGCCAGCAAGGTGTGCGTCATGAGGACATTGTTGTACCGTATGGCTGCATGAAGGGGCGTCATCCCGTCCTCCGTGGTAACATTCACCAGCGGCACACGCTGCTGCGATGGCGGTGAGATCCGCACGGGTTGCGTGGGGCACTGACAGAGTACCTCGGAGCACGTGCACGTGATTTTGTGGCCACCATTTGTGAGACAAAGCGGATCAATGTTCAGGTAGAAGAGGGCGAGATTTGTGTCACCCTGCACAATGGCATCAATAATCTTCTCCACCTTCACCTCCGGCGTCCCATTAGCAGCACCAGCAGCCACTCGTCGCCCCGCTGTAGCCACGTGCTGCTGCGGTGCTGCAAAGACACTCACAGCACCCTCAATGAGGGTACGAATATGGGTGTTGTGTGATGCATCAACAGCAGCAATACCCAACTTATTGCGAACATCCCGACGTGCCCCAAACTCCATCAGGGACTCCACAATGCTCCCAAAACCCCAACGAGCTGCCAAATGAAGCGGTGTCTCCCCACGATTGTTTCTTGCATTGATACTTATCTGCAAAAACAtcgagaaaatgttttaattttaggtgagaaaacttaattttttcgaTCAGAAAATCAATCGTTTTGTCAAAAGAATGCTGCCATTTAGTCAGGAGAAAGTTCCAtcaattcaaacatttttctaattaaaagaaaacattttttgcttGAATAGTGTTTAcccagaaaaatattaaaatgtttgaaatagTAATGAAACGTTAGAAACAACAAACGTCAAACAGATGtcaaaacgtttaaaaaaaattgtcaatcaTTGGCAAGGAATGGCCCTTTGTTAAGGAAggtaaaacgttaaaaaagaaaatgttagacgtcataaaagaaacgtcaaatatcaTAAAAGCATCGAACGTCTGACAACACTAtgtcaaaagttaaaaaaaaacaaacgtttaaaaagagccgtcaaacgtttgaaaagaaatgtcaagtgTTAGTAAAAAACACGTCTAACATATAAAAAGAATGTTAATCATTAGAGAAGAAATGTCAATCATTAGAAAATTGCCGGGTTGGGAAAGTATTCTTAATCAATAGAAAAGACGGTGAAAGGAAACCTCCTCGAGTATCTTAAAAGAAAACGTCAAGCTCTGCAAATTTCGTCGAACGTATAAAAAAGATTGTCAACCATTAGTAAATAGAATAGAGATtcatagataaaaaaaaaattaaacggtAAATAAGCGTCGATAGAAAagaaacctcaaaattttacaaaagcaAAAGTCAAGcgtaatgaaagaaaagtcaaaggCTAGAATAAATGACAAATGTTTGAATAAACGTCAAGTGCCATAAGAGgagtgtaaaattttaaaaagaaacgtcaagcgCTGGTAATgtcaaatgtaagaaaaaaattgtgtaatttaatcaaaaaaacattccaagacttgaaaaattatgtcaaacgtttaaaaaagaatgtcaatcgttaatacaaaaaagtgtcaaatagaaaataaacgttaaatggaaaataaacgtcaaacagaaaataaacgtaaaacagaaaataaacgtcaaatagaacataaacgtcaaaaagaaaataaacgtcaaacagaaaataaacgtcaaacagaaaataaacgtcaaatagaacataaacgtcaaaaagaaaataaacgtcaaatagaaaaaaaacgtcaaatagaaaataaacatcaaataagggatggtcacgttattttggaaactctacaggaacaaaatggccaaaatgtgagaatttcaaataatttttttgagcacaaaaatttattttctaaattgaaaatactgaattcttatcaatatttggccatttaacaagactgcaagcaaatttcgaatttttggtttcaaaagcttgaaaatcgctcttgaaagtccccgagtttccaaaataacgtgaccatcccttagaaaaataaacgttaaatagaaaataaacgtcaaatagaaataaacgtcaaatagaaaaaaaaacgtcaaacagaaaagaaacgttaaatagaaaaaaaaacttcaaatacaaaataaacgtcaaacaaaaaaataatcgtcAAACAGTAAGTAAACgtcaaatgaaattaaataaaagtcaaactctagaaaaaatgataaatgtgCGAATAAACGTAAAACGtcataaaagaaatgtcaaaacttaagtaaaaacgtcaaacattttaaaaacaaagcCGTTAAACGGCTGAAAAagcgtcaaatgttagaaaggaaagtttaattttaaaaaaatcttagaaaaagtcagaaatgtaaaaaaccaaaactttaaatgttagaaaaaaatcacaaaaaattgaaaaggatcATCTATAGTATTAAAAAACTTAACGAtttcattgtaaaatttttgtattcaGCGACTAGAAATACCTGAAatcattgatatttttttctaaaatttcaacgatttcaaggatttctttgtAGGAGAATACGACCCattgtttagaaaaatattataggCTCCCCTACAATTATTCCTTACTGAggctttttaaattttaaagaaaattcacaattttttttaaatttattaacattttcacGATAAACTAACCTGTGGGACGTGCATGTGATCGCAGAAGTACAGAATGGCCTTTACGCAACGATCCTGCCCATTTGCAGCTGCTAGATGAAGTGGCGTTTCCGCTTCAATGTTGGTTTTAACATCAATCTTCGCTCCTGCGTGCAGGAGGAGTAGCAACGTGCTCTGTTGCCCTGCTTTGGCGGCCACATGAAGTGGTGTCACCCCATCACGATCACGCACATTCACGCGCGCACCCAGAGCAATCAGCAGCGTTACCATCTTGGCGGGACCTGCAGCAGCAGCCACATGCAACGCCGTTCGCCCGTCGTCTGTGGCACAATTCACATCTGGGACACTCTGCCCCATGACGTCACGACACTCAGGGCAATCACAGAGTGGATGACAGAGCTTCCTGTTGAGCGATTCAATCTCCATGTGAGCCACATCCATGAGGCGAATCACTTCACTTTCACAATTCCCCCGAACCTTCCCGTGGAAGTACTCAATGAAATCCTCACGTGAAGCAAAACGATCCAAAATCCGGGTATCCTGTTGTGTGGGATCTTTCGTCCCCTTTGCACAAAGTCCCCCCTCGAGGAATGCCATGGCTGCCTCGAGGGTCGTCAGGAGGTAATCCTCCACACCGTTATCGCATAAACTCGTAAATTTGAGACGTTTCAGGTAGTTCAGCGTTGTGATCCAATGCGTGAGGCTGGATTTAACGATGGCGAATGCAAGAACGGGAATTATTTCATCAGAACTCACTGCACTACTCTCCGTTCCATTGCGCGGGAGGACATTGAGGGCATTCTTCAGGCAATTCATCTTCTCCAGCACTGTTGTGCAGCTCTCAATGCGACACAACTCACCGCGAACCTGCGGCAGATGCACCTGGAAACGGACATCAATGCGAAAGTCCTCAGGTGTGAGGTCAAGTGCATTCCGGAGGTGCCTATTGAAGATCTCACCCTCCGGAAGGTAGCAAAGGGTCACGCGATCGAAGACAAAGTCATGCAGGAGGCTCATGATGTACGTTTCAAGGGCCAGCTTCACATTCCGCAGGAAGAATGCATCAGCACGACATTTCTTCTTCAGTACACCATTGTTGAGCATTGCAATCTTCAGGCATTTATTGAAGAGTGCCTGTGAATGGCAAAAGCAGCTTTAAGGACTGCCAGGATTTCTGAGTGGATTTCAAACTAGGAATATTCTAGGTTTCTTATCTAGAAACTCCAGGAATTCTAattctaattctaatttttctaatcCAGGATTGATAGAAAGATCCTAAATATTTAGCGATCAGGAGAAtcgaaaatattaataaaaatgatttttttgactaGAAAGCTTGAGAATTCACTGAACTAGAAATAATTTCTAGAACTTCGTCCAGCCAGGTAATCGAGAAAGAGctttgtgaagaattttgtgttttttttatacagaaagttgaaaaatatcattGTTGAAATTCCTCAGATTTTTTCTAGTcagaatcttttaaaaaagcttCTGCAAGATTTTTCCTtagcagaaatatttttaatgtcttcgtcaagaaaatttcagggccaaagaagaatttagaaaaattatcaagCTAGAAGTTTAAGAAATGGATTcgtcaagaattttctaaccATTCagttattcaagaaaaattttgacgaatttttacaaattttttctggatctaaaattttcttgacaaaGTTATTAAAGACATTccaatatagaaaaaaacttagtgaatattattacaaattaaatggaCGAAGTTCTTCTCGTACATATATTCCTACACTGAGCGAAAAGAGTTATTCTTGAAATAAGAATTTGCGGGATTGAGATAATTTTCGCGGGTGTTTTCGGATTTTCGACTTGTGATGATCCGATAACACTAAAAAGGATCAGTGTGATCCTAAAATTCTCAGGGGAACAACAATCGAATAAATTTACAATGTTggaataagaatattttcggATTGAGAATACACTTTTGcagatttttcatcttttggGTTGTAGCGATCCAATAACACCTTATGTGATCCTTGTGATCATATTATCTTCTTACAGGTACACCTCTTTGTAACTTTGTAATACGCCACGGTGGCGTATTAGTCAGTGTCATGtcacttgaaaaatattcgcGACGGGTTTGATgtttttgcttaaaataaatgtttaatttaagaataagTTCATACAAGTTGTGGAATATGTGCATTAATTgttaaagaaaggatttcagaaggaatttaaaaaaaattccccgtGAAAACCCTATAAAAGTGTAAAATGTGAAAACTCTTCCACGGCGTCATGAAGGATGTGCGAGACGTTTTTTGCGGTTTTCccatttaatattgaaaatcatcaaaaaaattgagtaagtattaagaaaaaaaagtaatatgaTTTCACGTGAAggcaatttttctcattaaaattattttttgggaagTAAATTCATAATGCAAACTTACTTGTtcaaatcaagaatttttcggATCaaggagaactttttttgatctttttggATCGAGATTACACTTTTGTAGGTGTTGGGATAAGTAAAAATTGGTGtaaaatcttaacttttcgTCCTCAATTCGagttaacatttttttttagttgagaaaatctttt from Lutzomyia longipalpis isolate SR_M1_2022 chromosome 4, ASM2433408v1 encodes:
- the LOC129796059 gene encoding ankyrin repeat domain-containing protein 27-like yields the protein MDYEYDENLAVNDFFVMLKNKHQILLDTAPMENFVILIPRRGSLPDVKTLETDFILSHVLIPNDELPGSHFTTLMGEKVSCNGDGKRISVETTSGQVEALILFEEVIYTKDSSKYRVWCINTPIWRHPGDLGRRKSTPSTDLYTILTAHDAGQLLANEISSQTIFKRIQAICREYITVNSTQDFTMDQLRDSIQALFNKCLKIAMLNNGVLKKKCRADAFFLRNVKLALETYIMSLLHDFVFDRVTLCYLPEGEIFNRHLRNALDLTPEDFRIDVRFQVHLPQVRGELCRIESCTTVLEKMNCLKNALNVLPRNGTESSAVSSDEIIPVLAFAIVKSSLTHWITTLNYLKRLKFTSLCDNGVEDYLLTTLEAAMAFLEGGLCAKGTKDPTQQDTRILDRFASREDFIEYFHGKVRGNCESEVIRLMDVAHMEIESLNRKLCHPLCDCPECRDVMGQSVPDVNCATDDGRTALHVAAAAGPAKMVTLLIALGARVNVRDRDGVTPLHVAAKAGQQSTLLLLLHAGAKIDVKTNIEAETPLHLAAANGQDRCVKAILYFCDHMHVPQISINARNNRGETPLHLAARWGFGSIVESLMEFGARRDVRNKLGIAAVDASHNTHIRTLIEGAVSVFAAPQQHVATAGRRVAAGAANGTPEVKVEKIIDAIVQGDTNLALFYLNIDPLCLTNGGHKITCTCSEVLCQCPTQPVRISPPSQQRVPLVNVTTEDGMTPLHAAIRYNNVLMTHTLLAFGANPRAKTRAMWHTPLHFVATAQELDAVVVFLDHTTKDIIDDEDIKGNTALHLALMASNLNLVELLLKYNPDVTRRNCDGQRPIDLARSKMLFSIVQQLENLSENADF